A single region of the Alteriqipengyuania flavescens genome encodes:
- a CDS encoding alpha,alpha-trehalose-phosphate synthase (UDP-forming) gives MSRLVVISNRVAVPKARGASGAQGGLAGALNAALKTNDGIWFGWSGEEAEDPSAEPDVQTHDGVTTATIDLAPQDIEEYYNGYANSTLWPLFHYRIDLAEYSRETGKGYERVNELFAERAAGLIEPDDTVWVHDYHFIPLGERLRARGFENRIGFFLHIPWPPTRLFTSLPYHERLVRTVLHYDLIGFQCNEWLESFLHYCRKELGAEVDDTIGKVTFEGRTTYARSYPIGIDYDHFQSVGDSGEARQAQQRMMSSTRHRTAIIGVDRLDYSKGLPERIDGLARFFERFPEGNREVIYVQIAPPSREDVESYQQIRETLEAKTGRINGEYSEIDVVPIRYVNKGHSMAELYGCYRASKIGLVTPLRDGMNLVAKEYVAAQDPDDPGVLILSRFAGAAQQLSDALLINPYSNDEIAHAIRQALDMPLEERKARWEKLNACVRDENIGAWTDNFVRDLGAV, from the coding sequence ATGAGCCGCCTCGTCGTTATCTCCAACCGCGTCGCGGTGCCCAAGGCACGCGGTGCATCGGGTGCGCAAGGCGGGCTTGCCGGGGCTTTGAACGCCGCGTTGAAGACCAATGACGGTATCTGGTTCGGCTGGTCGGGAGAGGAAGCGGAAGATCCTTCTGCAGAGCCGGACGTGCAGACCCATGACGGCGTGACTACCGCCACGATCGACCTCGCCCCCCAGGATATCGAGGAATATTATAACGGCTACGCCAATTCGACGCTGTGGCCGCTTTTCCATTACCGCATCGACCTTGCCGAATATTCCCGCGAGACGGGCAAGGGCTACGAACGGGTCAACGAGCTGTTCGCCGAGCGCGCGGCAGGCCTGATCGAGCCGGACGATACGGTCTGGGTGCACGATTACCATTTCATACCGCTGGGCGAGAGGTTGCGCGCCCGCGGGTTCGAGAACCGGATCGGGTTCTTCCTCCATATCCCCTGGCCGCCGACGCGCCTTTTCACGAGCCTGCCGTATCACGAGCGGCTGGTGCGCACGGTGCTGCATTACGACCTTATCGGCTTCCAGTGTAACGAGTGGCTGGAAAGCTTCCTGCATTACTGCCGCAAGGAACTGGGCGCAGAAGTCGACGACACGATCGGCAAGGTCACGTTCGAAGGGCGGACCACCTACGCACGCTCGTACCCCATCGGGATCGACTACGATCATTTCCAGTCGGTTGGCGACAGCGGGGAAGCGCGGCAGGCGCAGCAGCGCATGATGTCGAGCACGAGGCACAGGACCGCGATCATCGGGGTCGACCGGCTCGACTATTCCAAGGGCTTGCCGGAGCGGATCGACGGGCTGGCCCGGTTCTTCGAACGCTTTCCGGAAGGAAACCGGGAAGTCATCTACGTCCAGATCGCGCCGCCCAGCCGGGAGGACGTGGAAAGCTACCAGCAGATTCGCGAAACGCTGGAAGCCAAGACGGGGCGCATCAACGGCGAGTATTCGGAGATCGACGTCGTTCCCATCCGCTACGTCAACAAGGGCCATTCGATGGCGGAGCTCTACGGCTGCTACCGCGCATCGAAGATCGGCCTCGTCACCCCGCTGCGGGACGGGATGAACCTGGTGGCAAAGGAATATGTCGCGGCGCAGGACCCGGACGATCCGGGCGTGCTGATCCTGTCACGGTTTGCCGGCGCGGCGCAGCAATTATCCGACGCGCTGCTGATCAATCCCTACAGCAACGACGAGATCGCTCACGCCATCCGCCAAGCGCTCGACATGCCGCTGGAAGAGCGCAAGGCGCGCTGGGAGAAGCTCAACGCCTGCGTGCGCGACGAGAACATCGGCGCGTGGACCGACAATTTCGTCAGGGACCTCGGCGCGGTCTGA
- the trxB gene encoding thioredoxin-disulfide reductase: protein MATTHKTRMLIIGSGPAGLSAAIYGARAGMEPIVVQGLQPGGQLTITTDVENYPGFADVIQGPWLMEQMQKQAEHVGTRMMWDTITEVDLENGSPFGAKGDGGDTYVGDVLVISTGAQAKWLNVPGEAELGGKGVSACATCDGFFYRGKKVAVIGGGNTAVEEALYLTNHSDDVTLIHRRDELRSEKILQDRLFASDKISTMWNKVVERFEGEGKLERLVLRDTETGAISELEVDGAFVAIGHAPATELFKGKLPMDESGYLLVEPGTPKTAIPGVFACGDVMDHTYRQAVTAAGTGCMAALDAERFLATLEFAQKEAVAAE from the coding sequence ATGGCGACGACCCACAAGACCCGCATGCTCATCATCGGCTCCGGCCCCGCCGGCCTCTCGGCCGCGATTTACGGCGCGCGCGCCGGGATGGAGCCGATCGTGGTCCAGGGCCTGCAACCGGGCGGCCAGCTCACGATCACCACCGACGTCGAGAACTACCCCGGTTTCGCCGACGTGATCCAGGGCCCGTGGCTGATGGAACAGATGCAGAAGCAGGCCGAACACGTCGGCACGCGGATGATGTGGGACACGATCACCGAAGTCGATCTGGAAAACGGCTCCCCCTTCGGCGCGAAGGGCGACGGCGGCGATACCTATGTTGGTGACGTTCTGGTGATCTCGACCGGTGCGCAGGCGAAATGGCTCAACGTGCCGGGCGAGGCGGAACTGGGCGGCAAGGGCGTGTCGGCCTGCGCCACGTGCGACGGGTTCTTCTATCGCGGCAAGAAAGTCGCGGTGATCGGCGGCGGCAACACCGCTGTGGAAGAGGCGCTCTACCTGACCAACCATTCCGACGACGTCACCCTGATCCACCGCCGCGACGAATTGCGCAGCGAAAAGATCCTGCAGGACCGCCTGTTCGCCTCCGACAAGATTTCGACGATGTGGAACAAGGTGGTCGAGCGGTTCGAAGGCGAGGGCAAGCTGGAACGGCTGGTCCTGCGCGACACCGAAACGGGCGCGATCTCGGAGCTGGAAGTCGACGGGGCCTTCGTCGCGATAGGCCATGCGCCCGCGACCGAGCTGTTCAAGGGCAAGCTGCCGATGGATGAGAGCGGTTACCTGCTGGTCGAGCCCGGCACGCCGAAGACGGCCATTCCCGGCGTCTTCGCTTGCGGCGACGTGATGGACCACACCTACCGGCAGGCGGTCACGGCTGCAGGCACGGGCTGCATGGCCGCGCTCGATGCGGAACGCTTCCTCGCCACGCTGGAATTCGCGCAGAAGGAAGCCGTCGCGGCGGAGTAA
- a CDS encoding tyrosine-protein phosphatase, translating into MTDPRFLPLPSIHNLRDYGGYAAAGGTVRRGTLWRSGHHADASDGDLEVVAELHLATVIDLRGKGERDRHSCRRDPAFDGEVLAFDGETAGLAPHLEAAEGDIDAQGARAAMITLYGALPDREGLNTMLRRYFAALAEGKGASLVHCAAGKDRTGIAVDLLHHALGVHPDDAMADYLLTNEAPRGEQRIADGMALLGKKYGAKDEETARVLMGVEPAFLQAARDAVSQRFGSADAYLERQLGVDAAMREALRLHLVEG; encoded by the coding sequence ATGACCGACCCGCGTTTCCTGCCGCTTCCCTCCATCCACAACCTGCGCGATTACGGAGGCTATGCGGCTGCCGGGGGCACGGTGCGCCGTGGTACGTTGTGGCGCTCCGGCCATCATGCTGACGCGTCGGACGGGGATCTGGAGGTGGTGGCCGAACTTCACCTCGCCACTGTAATCGACCTGCGCGGCAAGGGGGAGCGGGATCGCCATAGCTGCCGCCGCGATCCGGCTTTCGATGGCGAAGTGCTGGCCTTCGATGGCGAGACCGCCGGCCTCGCGCCGCATCTGGAGGCAGCCGAGGGCGATATCGACGCGCAAGGCGCCCGCGCTGCAATGATCACGCTCTATGGTGCCTTGCCCGACCGGGAAGGGCTCAACACGATGCTGCGCCGCTATTTCGCAGCGTTGGCGGAAGGGAAGGGCGCCAGCCTTGTCCACTGCGCCGCGGGCAAGGACCGCACCGGCATCGCGGTGGACCTGCTGCACCACGCGCTGGGCGTCCACCCGGACGACGCAATGGCCGATTACCTGCTTACCAACGAGGCGCCGCGAGGCGAGCAGCGCATTGCCGACGGCATGGCGTTGCTCGGAAAGAAATACGGCGCGAAGGACGAAGAGACGGCCCGCGTGCTGATGGGCGTGGAGCCTGCCTTCCTGCAAGCCGCCCGCGATGCCGTTAGCCAGCGCTTCGGTTCGGCAGACGCTTATCTGGAGCGCCAGCTCGGCGTGGATGCGGCCATGCGCGAAGCCTTGCGGTTGCACCTTGTGGAAGGGTGA
- a CDS encoding DUF421 domain-containing protein — translation MGGAALVWVVTLVRLVGLRSFSKMTSFDFVMTVAMGSLVAGAAQDTKALEFLQTMAAMAGLFMVQLIIAVVRKKSDWFEDAISNDPCILMRDGKINEEALSTTRVSRSDLLAKLREANVLSFEEVRAVVLETTGDISVLHGEKLDDALIENMHTFSDGKDG, via the coding sequence TTGGGCGGCGCAGCGCTGGTGTGGGTGGTCACCCTCGTGCGGCTGGTCGGGCTGCGCTCGTTCTCCAAGATGACCAGTTTCGACTTCGTCATGACGGTGGCGATGGGCTCTCTGGTTGCAGGGGCTGCGCAGGACACGAAGGCGCTCGAATTTTTGCAAACGATGGCGGCGATGGCGGGTCTGTTCATGGTGCAACTGATCATCGCGGTCGTTCGGAAGAAGAGCGACTGGTTCGAAGATGCCATTTCGAACGACCCATGCATTCTGATGCGCGATGGAAAGATCAACGAGGAAGCCCTGAGCACAACTCGTGTATCCCGATCCGACTTGCTGGCGAAGCTGCGCGAAGCCAATGTGCTAAGCTTCGAAGAAGTGCGCGCCGTGGTGCTCGAAACCACTGGCGATATCTCGGTCCTCCACGGCGAGAAGCTCGACGATGCGCTGATCGAGAACATGCATACGTTTTCGGATGGCAAAGACGGCTAA
- a CDS encoding 2'-5' RNA ligase family protein has product MIANRDAGERNAPLILTALLPKDMAAWATALRTEHFPPERNYLDAHVTLFHAIPPQCEEELGDVLKRIVAENPPPPARLEGLMSLGGGTALKLASEDMLGHRTRIAEHFTGMLTAQDQHKPRLHVTIQNKVSSAKAKELQAQLVVEPRDFAFRGFGLYRYLGGPWGHVRDWSFRRSS; this is encoded by the coding sequence GTGATCGCCAATCGCGACGCAGGCGAGCGCAACGCTCCGCTCATCCTGACGGCATTGCTGCCTAAAGACATGGCGGCCTGGGCCACTGCCTTGCGGACCGAGCATTTCCCGCCGGAGCGCAACTATCTCGATGCGCATGTCACGCTCTTCCACGCCATCCCGCCCCAATGCGAGGAAGAGCTGGGCGACGTGCTGAAGCGTATCGTGGCCGAAAACCCGCCGCCGCCTGCGCGGCTGGAGGGGCTCATGTCGCTCGGCGGCGGGACAGCGCTGAAACTGGCGAGCGAGGACATGCTCGGCCACCGCACGAGGATTGCCGAGCATTTCACCGGCATGCTGACGGCGCAGGACCAGCACAAGCCGCGCCTGCACGTTACGATACAGAACAAGGTATCGAGCGCCAAGGCGAAGGAATTGCAGGCGCAACTGGTGGTCGAACCGCGCGATTTCGCCTTTCGCGGTTTCGGCCTTTACCGCTATCTCGGCGGCCCGTGGGGGCATGTCCGCGACTGGTCTTTCCGCAGGTCTTCCTGA
- a CDS encoding response regulator: protein MAYIVIADDDELVAEMASDVLINAGHACGWVTDAEKTKELLAWRRPDVLLLDHDMPGLTGAQLLRELRNSTEFYDLPVIMFTKLSGETDEAYARLNGAQDFIRKPFDPSYLKWRVERLLEARADRPRHRSLEEVVEAEQEELKRRRQSEMRRSFL, encoded by the coding sequence ATGGCCTACATCGTGATCGCCGACGACGACGAACTGGTCGCCGAGATGGCGAGCGACGTGCTGATCAACGCGGGCCACGCGTGCGGCTGGGTCACCGATGCGGAAAAGACCAAGGAACTGCTCGCCTGGCGACGGCCGGATGTCCTGCTGCTGGACCACGATATGCCCGGCCTGACCGGGGCCCAGTTGCTGCGCGAGCTGCGTAATTCCACCGAATTCTACGACCTGCCGGTGATCATGTTCACCAAGCTGTCCGGCGAAACGGATGAGGCCTATGCACGGCTCAACGGCGCACAGGATTTCATTCGCAAGCCCTTCGACCCGAGCTACCTGAAGTGGCGGGTCGAGCGATTGCTGGAGGCGCGCGCGGACCGGCCGCGACATCGCTCGCTGGAAGAGGTGGTGGAGGCCGAGCAAGAGGAGCTCAAGCGGCGGCGCCAGTCGGAAATGCGCCGCAGCTTTCTTTAA
- a CDS encoding glycoside hydrolase family 15 protein: MNALSSQSTLDLWPVGNCQVSGLIDRQGALVWGCVPRVDGDPVFCSLMDDGDPDEGLWQFELAGQVSSRQEYIRNTPNLVTRLEAKDGSAVEILDFCPRFESSGRMYRPVAFVRIVRPVAGNPRIRVKLAPMRGYGAELAKTTNGTNHIRYLVGDQAMRLSTDAAVGYVLEKRFFRIEEDTHFFLGPDEPFVGNLREQVRGMEQKTRSYWQNWSRGLATPFEWQDEVIRCAITLKLCQHEETGAIVAALTTSIPEAPNSERNWDYRFCWIRDSYYTVQALNRLGALDVLEKYLAYLRNIVDQAAGGQIQPLYSVMGVAELEEGFAENLSGYRGMGPVRVGNAAYTQIQHDCYGQIVMPTVQAFFDKRLLRMADEADFESLEQVGEMAWKMHDQPDAGLWEFRTRQEVHTYSAVMSWAACDRLANVAEYLGKADRHEHWAGRADAIRNTIEEKAWQDDGEGGHYRASFESDYLDASLLQMVELRFLSPDNPRFQSTFAAIEKALRRGEHMLRYAAEDDFGAPETAFNVCTFWLIEALHLAGRDEEARQLFGTMLAHRAPSGLLSEDMDFETGELWGNFPQTYSLVGVINCAALLSRSWNEVR; the protein is encoded by the coding sequence ATGAACGCTCTTTCCAGCCAATCCACCCTCGACCTCTGGCCTGTCGGCAATTGCCAGGTTTCCGGCCTGATCGACCGGCAGGGCGCACTCGTCTGGGGCTGTGTCCCCCGCGTAGATGGCGACCCGGTCTTCTGCTCGCTGATGGACGACGGCGATCCCGACGAGGGGTTGTGGCAGTTCGAGCTGGCCGGCCAGGTTTCGAGCAGGCAGGAATACATCCGCAACACGCCCAACCTCGTCACGCGGCTGGAAGCGAAAGACGGCAGCGCGGTCGAAATCCTCGATTTCTGCCCGCGGTTCGAAAGCTCAGGCCGGATGTACCGCCCGGTCGCTTTCGTGCGCATCGTGCGGCCGGTGGCGGGCAATCCGCGTATCCGCGTGAAGCTGGCGCCGATGCGCGGTTATGGCGCAGAGCTGGCGAAGACGACCAACGGCACCAACCACATCCGCTACCTCGTAGGCGACCAGGCGATGCGCCTCTCGACCGATGCGGCGGTCGGATACGTGCTCGAAAAGCGCTTCTTCCGGATCGAGGAGGATACGCATTTCTTCCTCGGCCCCGACGAGCCCTTCGTCGGCAATTTGCGCGAACAGGTTCGCGGCATGGAACAGAAGACGCGCAGTTACTGGCAGAACTGGTCGCGCGGGCTAGCAACGCCGTTCGAATGGCAGGACGAGGTGATCCGCTGCGCGATCACGCTGAAACTGTGCCAGCACGAGGAGACGGGCGCGATCGTCGCGGCGCTGACGACCTCGATCCCCGAGGCGCCCAATTCGGAGCGGAACTGGGATTACCGCTTCTGCTGGATCCGCGATTCTTATTACACCGTGCAGGCGCTCAACCGCCTCGGCGCGCTCGATGTGCTGGAAAAATATCTCGCCTATCTGCGCAACATCGTGGACCAGGCGGCGGGCGGGCAGATCCAGCCGCTCTATTCCGTGATGGGTGTCGCCGAGCTTGAGGAAGGCTTCGCGGAAAACCTTTCCGGGTATCGCGGCATGGGCCCGGTGCGCGTGGGCAATGCCGCCTACACGCAGATCCAGCACGATTGCTATGGCCAGATCGTGATGCCGACCGTGCAAGCGTTCTTCGACAAGCGGCTGCTGCGCATGGCGGACGAAGCCGATTTCGAAAGCCTGGAGCAGGTCGGCGAGATGGCGTGGAAGATGCACGACCAGCCCGACGCCGGCCTGTGGGAATTCCGCACCCGGCAGGAAGTCCACACCTACAGCGCGGTGATGAGCTGGGCGGCCTGCGACAGACTGGCCAACGTCGCCGAATATCTCGGGAAGGCGGACCGGCACGAACATTGGGCCGGGCGTGCCGACGCGATCCGCAACACGATCGAGGAAAAGGCGTGGCAGGATGACGGGGAGGGCGGCCACTACCGCGCCAGCTTCGAAAGCGATTACCTGGATGCCAGCCTGCTTCAGATGGTGGAATTGCGCTTCCTTTCGCCCGACAATCCGCGGTTCCAGTCCACCTTCGCCGCGATCGAGAAGGCCTTGCGCCGGGGCGAACACATGCTGCGTTACGCGGCGGAAGACGATTTCGGGGCGCCGGAAACGGCGTTCAATGTCTGCACCTTCTGGCTGATCGAGGCGCTGCACCTGGCGGGCCGCGACGAAGAGGCGCGGCAGCTTTTCGGTACCATGCTCGCCCACCGCGCGCCATCGGGCCTGTTGTCCGAGGACATGGATTTCGAGACCGGGGAGCTGTGGGGGAACTTCCCCCAGACCTACTCGCTGGTAGGGGTAATCAACTGCGCCGCATTGCTTTCAAGGAGCTGGAACGAAGTCCGATGA
- a CDS encoding MAPEG family protein, translating to MQAQILAPAAVLVAWTLVMLFWMAGTRLPAIKKASGGGLGQAKPGGRGQDLEGVVPDRVNWKAHNHTHLHEQPTIFYAAVLIIALMGADAMDVALAWIYVALRIVHSIWQATVNKVSVRFLIFLASTIVMVALAIRALMLTLFADPTSFA from the coding sequence ATGCAAGCTCAGATCCTGGCGCCGGCAGCGGTGCTCGTGGCGTGGACGCTGGTCATGCTGTTCTGGATGGCGGGCACGCGCCTGCCGGCCATCAAGAAGGCGAGCGGGGGCGGGCTTGGCCAGGCCAAGCCGGGCGGACGCGGGCAGGACCTGGAGGGCGTGGTGCCGGACAGGGTCAACTGGAAGGCGCACAACCACACGCACTTGCACGAACAGCCGACGATCTTCTACGCGGCCGTCCTCATCATCGCGCTGATGGGCGCAGACGCAATGGATGTGGCGCTCGCGTGGATCTACGTCGCGCTGCGCATCGTCCATTCGATCTGGCAGGCGACCGTCAACAAGGTCAGCGTGCGCTTCCTGATTTTCCTTGCGAGCACCATCGTGATGGTCGCGCTGGCGATCCGCGCGCTGATGCTGACCCTGTTCGCCGACCCGACGAGCTTCGCTTGA
- the otsB gene encoding trehalose-phosphatase — protein MTVMLPDPPALSDLRARGPVALFLDFDGTLVEIAPTPDSIEVPGGLAAALEDLAARQGGALAVVSGRAIDNLREHLGPFRFAVAGSHGAEVRGASGERIGGQPQALSADVREAIEEFAAGHDGVEVEYKSFGLALHYRAAPDAGEGVLAFAKDLAATKHLQLKTGKSVCELMRPGGGKDRAVSVLMDSAPFAGAHPVFIGDDVTDEDGFAEVLRRGGTAIRVGEPKPTEAEFGLAGPDAVRDWLGL, from the coding sequence ATGACCGTGATGCTCCCCGATCCTCCCGCCCTATCGGACCTGCGCGCACGGGGGCCCGTTGCGCTGTTCCTCGATTTCGACGGAACGCTGGTGGAAATCGCCCCGACGCCCGATTCCATCGAAGTGCCCGGCGGCCTTGCTGCCGCGCTGGAGGATCTTGCCGCGCGGCAGGGCGGGGCGCTCGCCGTGGTGAGCGGCCGGGCGATCGACAATTTGCGCGAACACCTGGGCCCGTTCCGCTTCGCCGTGGCCGGCAGCCATGGCGCCGAGGTCCGCGGTGCTTCGGGTGAGCGGATCGGCGGGCAGCCGCAAGCGCTTTCGGCCGATGTGCGGGAGGCGATAGAGGAGTTCGCGGCCGGTCACGATGGCGTCGAGGTCGAATACAAGTCTTTCGGACTCGCCCTGCATTACCGTGCCGCACCGGATGCGGGCGAGGGGGTTCTCGCCTTCGCAAAGGACCTCGCCGCCACGAAGCACTTGCAGCTCAAGACCGGGAAGTCCGTTTGCGAGCTCATGCGCCCTGGCGGCGGCAAGGACCGCGCGGTGTCCGTCCTCATGGACAGCGCGCCCTTCGCCGGCGCCCACCCCGTTTTCATCGGCGACGACGTGACGGACGAAGACGGGTTTGCCGAGGTGCTTCGCCGCGGCGGTACGGCCATACGCGTGGGCGAGCCCAAGCCGACCGAGGCCGAATTCGGCCTTGCAGGGCCGGACGCCGTGCGCGATTGGCTGGGGCTATGA
- a CDS encoding threonine ammonia-lyase, translating into MIRIPTAEGVRAAAASIAEILPPTPLLPVEVGGVRCHAKAESLQPIGAFKIRGAWWRLSSLTPEERARGVVALSSGNHAQGVAWAARRLGIDAAIVMPRDAPRVKFDATRALGAEIVLYDRDREDREEVAACEVERRGAVLVHAFADPWVMEGQGSAGIEIAGQLGRAPSRIVACCGGGGLSAGLALACPDSAIHIVEPEGWDVVGQSVAAGEIVSVGPNPPATICDALRPDRTLPLNLQMLQGRIEPGVAVSDVEVRTAQRFAFSNLNLVLEPGGAAALAATLAGKVPVDEDTVVMLTGGNTDAASFAAMLAGD; encoded by the coding sequence ATGATCCGCATCCCTACCGCAGAGGGCGTCCGCGCCGCCGCAGCCAGCATTGCAGAAATCCTCCCCCCGACCCCGCTCCTGCCGGTCGAGGTCGGCGGAGTGCGATGCCACGCGAAGGCGGAATCGCTACAGCCCATCGGCGCGTTCAAGATACGCGGCGCGTGGTGGCGTCTTTCCAGCCTGACACCGGAAGAACGCGCCCGCGGCGTCGTCGCCCTGTCGAGCGGCAACCATGCGCAGGGCGTGGCGTGGGCGGCGCGGCGGCTGGGCATCGATGCCGCCATCGTCATGCCGCGCGACGCGCCCCGGGTGAAGTTCGACGCCACGCGCGCGCTGGGCGCGGAAATCGTGCTGTACGACCGCGACCGGGAAGACCGGGAAGAAGTCGCCGCGTGCGAGGTCGAACGCCGCGGCGCAGTGCTGGTCCACGCTTTCGCCGATCCGTGGGTAATGGAGGGTCAAGGCAGCGCGGGCATCGAAATCGCCGGCCAGCTCGGCCGTGCCCCTTCGCGCATTGTCGCGTGTTGCGGCGGCGGCGGACTGTCGGCCGGCCTCGCCCTCGCCTGCCCCGACAGCGCGATCCACATCGTCGAGCCCGAAGGATGGGACGTGGTCGGCCAGTCGGTCGCTGCTGGCGAGATCGTGTCCGTCGGCCCCAATCCGCCCGCCACGATCTGCGATGCCTTGCGACCGGACCGGACGCTGCCGCTGAACCTGCAGATGTTGCAAGGGCGGATCGAGCCCGGGGTCGCCGTCAGCGATGTAGAGGTCCGCACCGCCCAGCGGTTCGCGTTTTCCAACCTCAATCTCGTTCTCGAACCGGGCGGCGCGGCGGCCCTTGCGGCAACCTTGGCAGGCAAGGTTCCCGTTGACGAAGATACGGTCGTCATGCTCACCGGCGGCAATACGGATGCGGCGAGCTTTGCCGCAATGCTGGCCGGCGATTGA